A portion of the Punica granatum isolate Tunisia-2019 chromosome 7, ASM765513v2, whole genome shotgun sequence genome contains these proteins:
- the LOC116212837 gene encoding disease resistance protein RGA5-like: MAHRQEIIIELYSVHCDKCRSKAMQIAATADGSVNSVKIQGMDRDQLAVVGVGIDSTSLTQSLRKKFRHANILSVRPITSSPGRSSWSSQYESYDHYNTFPSMGYQQHHQCPAPSYYSSCPRVYTEAYDSSASNCIVM; encoded by the exons ATGGCTCATCGGCAGGAGATCATCATAGAGCTGTACTCAGTGCACTGCGATAAATGCAGGTCCAAAGCTATGCAGATCGCAGCCACAGCCGATG GTTCGGTAAATTCGGTGAAGATACAAGGAATGGACAGGGACCAACTGGCGGTGGTTGGGGTAGGGATCGATTCGACAAGTCTGACCCAATCCCTGAGAAAAAAGTTCCGGCATGCTAATATACTGAGCGTTCGGCCAATCACATCGTCACCAGGAAGAAGCAGCTGGAGCAGTCAATATGAATCATATGATCATTACAACACGTTCCCTTCAATGGGCTATCAACAACACCATCAATGCCCGGCTCCTTCGTATTATAGTAGCTGCCCTCGCGTGTACACAGAGGCTTATGATTCGAGCGCAAGTAACTGTATTGTCATGTGA